GTCGTGCTGGTCGCGGTCGTGGTCGCCGCCGTGGCGGGCGCGTGGCCGCCGTTCGTGGCCGTCGAGAGCGGGAGCATGGCCCCGGAGATCGAGCGCGGCGACCTCGTCGTGGTCACGTCGACCGACCGGTTCCCGTGGGGCGGCCTCACCGGCGCGGCGGCGCCCGACGCGCCGACCGCGTTCGGCGCCCCCGGCGACGTGGTCGTGTTCGACGCGCCCGCGGACGGCAACCCGCCGATCTTACATCGCCTCGCGTTTCCCGTGACCGCCGGCGAAGACTGGACCGAGCGGGCGGACCCCGACCTGCTCGACGGCGACTGCGCGAGCATCGCCGCGTGTCCCGCGCCCCACGACGGCTACCTCACGTACGGCGACGCCAACGGCCAGTACGACCAGAGCGCCGGCATCACGCCCGTCGTCCGCGAGGAGTGGATCACCGCCAAGGCGCTGGTCGCCGTCCCGAACCTCGGCTGGTTCCGGGTCGGCGTCGACGCCGCCGTCGCGCGCGTCGGCCTCCTCCCGACGGTGCTCGGCGTCGGGGGCGCCGCGGGCGTCGCCGGCGGGTTCGGCGCGCTGTTTTTAAACAGGCTCGGACGAAGTCACCGGGGGCGCGCTCGGCGCGACCGGTGAGTTCGTCCGCGACCGATGCGTTCGTCCGCGGTCGTTACTCGCTCTCGTCGCCGTCGAGCGTCACCGAGTCGTTCGTGGCGTTGCGGAGCGCGTCTGACCGTCCGAACTCGCCGGGCGCGATTGCGAGCGTCCTGATGCCGTAGCTGTTCGCGGTCTCGACGACCGGTTTAAAGTCGGTGTCCCGCGAGGCGATGGCGAGCGTCGACATCCGGCCTTCGGCCGCGAAGCGGGCGGCGTCGACGGCGAGTTTCACGTCGACGTCGCCGCTCGTGACGACGACCTCGAACCCGCGGGCCTCTGCCGCCTGGATGAGTCCCGGCGTCGCGTGTTCGTCGAGGTAGAGCCGCGTCGTCACGAGCTGTCCCTCCGCTTCCGCCGCCACCCGCACGTCGTCGAGGTCGACGTCGAACTCCTCGCGTAACACGTTCGGCCCGTCGACGAACAGCGCCACGCCGACTGGGTCGTCGTCCGACCGGCTAGATTCCATGCCTCTGTGTGTGCGATCCGCGGAGATATGCGTGCTGGTCTGACGCCGAGGCCGCGCGTGGCTCGACGGGTTGCGCTGTGTGAACACATTACTTATCAC
This genomic window from Halorubrum sp. PV6 contains:
- a CDS encoding S26 family signal peptidase gives rise to the protein MRNPSGLLAPAVAVVLVAVVVAAVAGAWPPFVAVESGSMAPEIERGDLVVVTSTDRFPWGGLTGAAAPDAPTAFGAPGDVVVFDAPADGNPPILHRLAFPVTAGEDWTERADPDLLDGDCASIAACPAPHDGYLTYGDANGQYDQSAGITPVVREEWITAKALVAVPNLGWFRVGVDAAVARVGLLPTVLGVGGAAGVAGGFGALFLNRLGRSHRGRARRDR
- a CDS encoding NYN domain-containing protein — translated: MESSRSDDDPVGVALFVDGPNVLREEFDVDLDDVRVAAEAEGQLVTTRLYLDEHATPGLIQAAEARGFEVVVTSGDVDVKLAVDAARFAAEGRMSTLAIASRDTDFKPVVETANSYGIRTLAIAPGEFGRSDALRNATNDSVTLDGDESE